In Rhodospirillum rubrum ATCC 11170, a genomic segment contains:
- the trmFO gene encoding methylenetetrahydrofolate--tRNA-(uracil(54)-C(5))-methyltransferase (FADH(2)-oxidizing) TrmFO, translating to MTQHPPLTIVGGGLAGCEAAWQAARAGLRVILIEMRPLRTTEAHLGDGLAELVCSNSLRSDDPLYNAVGLLHEEMRRAGSLILAMAEAHRVPAGGALAVDRQGFSDAITRALAEHPLIEIRRGEVDRLPAVEDGPAIIASGPLTSAALAAAIAEATGETSLAFFDAIAPIVHKDSIDFDRAWFQSRYDKGDGRDYINCPLTRDQYDAFVDALLAGEKTMFKEWEGTPYFDGCLPIEVMAERGRETLAFGPMKPVGLTDPRNPGLRPHAVVQLRQDNALGTLYNMVGFQTKLKHGEQARIFRMIPGLENAEFARLGGIHRNTFLNSPRLLDPTLRLKARPHLRFAGQITGCEGYVESAAIGLLAGRFASAEILDAASFAPPPPTTALGGLLGHITGGANAETFQPMNVNFGLLPPLEARPVRPGAKPRVPKGRERKLESARRALVDLGDWLRQPSPWSAEDSPRAALPIPEPTPLGPASGSSE from the coding sequence ATGACACAGCACCCTCCCCTCACCATCGTCGGCGGCGGTCTTGCCGGATGCGAAGCCGCTTGGCAGGCCGCCCGTGCCGGGCTGCGCGTGATCCTGATCGAGATGCGGCCGCTCCGCACTACCGAGGCCCATCTCGGCGACGGACTGGCCGAACTGGTCTGTTCGAATTCGCTGCGCTCGGATGATCCCCTTTATAACGCCGTCGGCCTCCTCCACGAGGAGATGCGCCGCGCCGGATCGTTGATCCTGGCGATGGCCGAGGCCCACCGGGTTCCCGCCGGCGGCGCCTTGGCTGTTGATCGCCAGGGCTTTTCCGACGCCATCACCCGCGCCCTGGCCGAGCATCCGCTGATCGAGATCCGCCGCGGCGAGGTCGACCGTCTGCCCGCAGTCGAGGACGGACCGGCGATCATCGCCAGCGGGCCGCTGACCTCGGCGGCTTTGGCCGCCGCCATCGCCGAGGCGACCGGCGAGACCAGTCTGGCCTTTTTCGACGCCATCGCCCCGATCGTCCATAAGGACAGCATCGATTTCGACCGCGCCTGGTTCCAGTCGCGCTACGACAAGGGCGACGGCCGCGACTACATCAATTGCCCGCTGACCCGCGACCAATACGACGCCTTCGTCGACGCCCTGCTGGCCGGCGAGAAAACCATGTTCAAGGAATGGGAAGGCACGCCCTATTTCGACGGCTGCCTGCCCATCGAGGTGATGGCCGAGCGCGGCCGCGAAACCCTGGCCTTCGGACCGATGAAGCCGGTGGGTCTGACCGACCCGCGCAATCCCGGTCTGCGCCCCCATGCGGTGGTGCAGCTGCGCCAGGATAACGCCCTGGGAACCCTCTACAACATGGTCGGCTTCCAAACCAAGCTGAAGCATGGCGAACAGGCGCGGATCTTCCGCATGATCCCCGGGCTGGAAAACGCCGAATTCGCCCGACTCGGCGGCATTCACCGCAATACCTTTCTCAACAGCCCGCGCCTTCTCGATCCGACGCTGCGCCTCAAGGCCCGCCCCCATCTGCGCTTCGCCGGCCAGATCACCGGCTGCGAGGGCTATGTGGAAAGCGCCGCCATCGGGCTGCTCGCCGGTCGTTTCGCCAGCGCCGAGATCCTCGACGCCGCCTCGTTTGCGCCGCCGCCGCCGACAACCGCCCTGGGCGGGCTGCTTGGCCATATCACCGGCGGCGCCAATGCCGAAACCTTCCAGCCGATGAATGTCAATTTCGGCCTGTTGCCGCCGCTTGAAGCCCGCCCCGTGCGCCCCGGCGCCAAGCCCCGGGTGCCCAAGGGCCGCGAGCGCAAGCTGGAATCCGCCCGCCGGGCTTTGGTCGATCTCGGCGATTGGCTGCGCCAGCCCTCGCCCTGGTCGGCCGAGGATTCCCCGCGCGCCGCCCTTCCCATCCCCGAGCCCACCCCGCTGGGCCCAGCGAGCGGCTCAAGCGAGTAA
- a CDS encoding phytoene/squalene synthase family protein, with translation MAQAEDLSPLAGAVRDFDPNRFQTALFAPAEQRENLMALYAFNVEIARIAETVSEALIGEMRLQWWHDLCEGAFSGAVIARGHPVGEAMERLIAGGRLDRPTLSAAIAARRLDLAAEPFATPADLRGYAEDTAGGLSRMAAALLGADPSTIAAAGHVGTAWGLLGVVRTLCPMAAQGRLYLPSQLADERGVTREDLSAPPVTEAAKALCLDLVGEVEDLLAEARALRRRIDRRHLSPFLLAPLARPYLALLRQSGGDPADPGLWTIVRRPFSLFWTGIRGRI, from the coding sequence ATGGCCCAAGCCGAAGACCTCTCGCCGCTGGCCGGCGCGGTGCGCGACTTTGATCCCAACCGCTTTCAGACCGCGCTGTTCGCTCCGGCTGAACAACGGGAAAATCTGATGGCGCTTTATGCCTTTAACGTCGAAATCGCCCGCATCGCCGAAACGGTCAGCGAGGCTTTGATCGGCGAGATGCGTCTGCAATGGTGGCATGACCTGTGCGAGGGGGCCTTCAGCGGCGCGGTGATCGCCCGCGGCCATCCGGTTGGCGAGGCGATGGAGCGGTTGATCGCCGGCGGCCGGCTTGACCGCCCGACGTTGAGCGCCGCCATCGCGGCGCGGCGGCTTGATCTCGCCGCCGAGCCCTTCGCCACCCCGGCCGATCTTCGCGGCTATGCCGAGGACACCGCCGGCGGGCTGTCGAGGATGGCCGCCGCCCTGCTGGGCGCCGATCCGTCGACGATCGCCGCCGCCGGCCATGTGGGAACGGCCTGGGGACTGCTCGGCGTGGTGCGGACGCTGTGCCCGATGGCCGCCCAGGGTCGCCTTTACCTGCCATCGCAGTTAGCCGACGAGCGCGGCGTCACCCGCGAGGATTTATCGGCGCCACCGGTCACGGAGGCGGCAAAGGCCCTATGCTTGGATCTGGTGGGCGAGGTCGAGGACCTGTTGGCCGAGGCCCGGGCCCTGCGCCGGCGCATCGACCGCCGCCATCTCTCGCCGTTTCTGCTCGCCCCGCTGGCCCGCCCCTATCTGGCCCTGTTGCGCCAAAGCGGCGGCGACCCGGCCGATCCCGGCCTGTGGACCATCGTCCGCCGGCCGTTCTCGCTGTTCTGGACCGGGATAAGGGGCCGTATCTGA
- a CDS encoding superoxide dismutase, whose translation MAFELPPLPFAKEALEPHISAKTFEFHHGKHHNAYVTTLNSLIKDTPLADKSLEDIITTVAGDAAKTPVFNNAAQVWNHTFFWNSLSPTGGGQPTGAAKEAIDGAFGSLDAFKEQFKQAGVTQFGSGWAWLVVDGGKLSIAKTPNAELPLTKGQTAVLTCDVWEHAYYLDYQNRRPDFLQTFLDHLVNWDFLAANLAKA comes from the coding sequence ATGGCTTTCGAACTGCCGCCCCTGCCCTTCGCCAAGGAGGCCCTGGAGCCGCATATTTCAGCCAAGACTTTCGAATTTCATCATGGCAAGCATCATAACGCCTATGTCACCACCCTCAATTCGTTGATCAAAGATACCCCCCTGGCCGATAAGTCGCTTGAGGATATCATTACCACCGTGGCCGGCGACGCCGCCAAGACCCCGGTCTTCAACAATGCCGCCCAGGTGTGGAACCACACGTTTTTCTGGAACAGCCTGTCGCCGACCGGCGGCGGCCAGCCGACCGGCGCGGCCAAAGAGGCGATCGACGGCGCCTTCGGCTCGCTCGACGCCTTCAAGGAGCAGTTCAAGCAGGCCGGCGTCACCCAATTCGGCAGTGGCTGGGCTTGGCTGGTGGTGGACGGCGGCAAGCTGTCGATCGCCAAGACGCCCAATGCCGAATTGCCCCTGACCAAGGGCCAGACCGCCGTTCTGACCTGCGATGTCTGGGAGCATGCCTATTATCTGGATTACCAGAATCGCCGCCCCGACTTCCTGCAGACCTTCCTGGATCACCTCGTGAACTGGGACTTCCTGGCGGCCAATCTGGCCAAGGCCTGA
- a CDS encoding GNAT family N-acetyltransferase yields MNEVITVRDAAESDAPSIARLFVQAGEGLYEFLLGGLIPDMESWQMVSHLVEAGDSPIGWPECRVAVMEDTVVGMVNAFPVERLDELSLDLIPADRTNHLAPLFALRDAGSMLINAMAVSPTQRGAGIGRKLVGEALGMAGAEGRKRVSLQVWSTNTRAIALYEDFGFQVTGEITLPFTPRLSARRTLLMAREI; encoded by the coding sequence ATGAACGAAGTCATCACGGTCCGGGATGCGGCGGAAAGCGACGCCCCGTCCATCGCCCGGCTTTTCGTTCAGGCCGGGGAAGGCCTTTACGAATTTCTTCTTGGCGGCCTGATCCCCGACATGGAATCTTGGCAGATGGTCAGCCATCTGGTGGAGGCCGGCGACAGCCCGATCGGCTGGCCCGAATGCCGCGTCGCCGTGATGGAGGACACCGTTGTCGGCATGGTCAACGCCTTCCCGGTCGAGCGCCTCGATGAATTGTCCCTGGATCTGATCCCGGCCGACCGCACCAACCATTTGGCGCCTCTGTTCGCCCTGCGCGATGCCGGAAGCATGCTGATCAACGCCATGGCGGTCAGCCCGACCCAGCGCGGCGCCGGTATCGGCCGCAAGCTGGTCGGCGAGGCCCTGGGCATGGCCGGGGCCGAGGGCCGCAAGCGGGTCAGCCTGCAGGTCTGGTCGACCAACACCCGGGCGATCGCCCTTTACGAGGATTTCGGCTTCCAGGTGACCGGCGAGATCACCTTGCCCTTCACCCCCCGCCTGTCCGCCCGCCGCACGCTGTTGATGGCCCGCGAGATCTAA
- a CDS encoding Mth938-like domain-containing protein, with protein MELKMEIPASRRVVEAYGDGGFRVSGERHLGSLLVTPERVFPWVATRIDEMDLASLAPLLAMAEDLDIVLIGCGPRMTLLPRPLREALSAAGIAPETMDTGAACRTYNVLIQEDRRVAAALIAL; from the coding sequence ATGGAATTGAAGATGGAAATTCCCGCCAGCCGGCGGGTGGTCGAAGCCTATGGCGATGGCGGCTTCCGGGTGAGCGGCGAGCGCCATCTGGGCTCGCTTCTTGTCACCCCCGAACGGGTTTTTCCCTGGGTGGCCACCCGCATCGACGAGATGGACCTCGCCAGTCTGGCGCCGCTGCTGGCCATGGCCGAGGATCTCGATATCGTGCTCATCGGCTGTGGGCCGCGCATGACCTTGTTGCCGCGCCCGCTGCGCGAGGCCCTGAGCGCGGCCGGGATCGCCCCCGAGACCATGGACACGGGGGCCGCCTGCCGGACCTACAACGTGCTGATCCAGGAGGATCGCCGGGTGGCGGCGGCGCTGATCGCCCTATAA
- the secF gene encoding protein translocase subunit SecF, whose translation MPRPFARLTADFHYDFLVSRARVMAASAALLLVCLLALGLRGLDLGIDFTGGLVVEARTATAMDPVDLRQSLRASVVGEVDVTTYGEDGRSVTVRVGRQTGGDQAMLQALEGVKTALGEGATYRRTNLVGPTVGGEATIAGLLTVALALVLIAAYVWLRFDWHYALGVVLALSHDVVAVLGLYALFQIPFDLTSIAALLTVACYSINDTVVIFDRVREELALTPDAPLATVVNKSINRTLARTIVLSGSTLVTMACLALLGGPQLRGFALALIWGTVVGTLSSIYVAVPALMAFRGRSKTADDGREGEDDGEDTPPPRAAPGKAKNAPAVAAGKPAQAKPAAAPPSRKERR comes from the coding sequence ATGCCGCGTCCCTTCGCCCGACTGACCGCCGACTTCCACTATGATTTCCTTGTCAGCCGCGCGCGGGTGATGGCGGCTTCGGCGGCGCTGCTCCTCGTCTGCCTGCTCGCCCTTGGCCTGCGCGGCCTGGATCTGGGCATCGATTTCACCGGCGGGCTGGTGGTCGAGGCGCGGACGGCGACGGCGATGGACCCGGTCGACCTGCGCCAGAGCTTGCGGGCGAGCGTCGTCGGCGAGGTCGACGTGACCACCTATGGCGAGGATGGCCGTAGCGTCACCGTGCGGGTCGGCCGCCAGACCGGCGGCGATCAGGCCATGCTGCAGGCCCTGGAGGGGGTCAAGACGGCTTTGGGAGAGGGGGCGACCTATCGCAGGACCAATCTGGTCGGCCCGACCGTGGGCGGCGAGGCGACGATCGCCGGGCTGCTGACCGTCGCCCTCGCCCTGGTGCTGATCGCGGCCTATGTGTGGCTGCGCTTCGACTGGCATTACGCCCTGGGCGTCGTCCTTGCCCTGAGCCATGACGTGGTCGCCGTGCTTGGCCTTTACGCCCTGTTTCAGATCCCCTTCGATCTGACCAGCATCGCCGCCTTGCTGACGGTGGCCTGCTATTCGATCAACGACACGGTGGTGATCTTTGATCGGGTGCGCGAGGAACTGGCCCTTACCCCCGACGCCCCGCTGGCCACGGTGGTCAACAAGTCGATCAATCGCACCCTGGCCCGCACCATCGTGCTGTCGGGCAGCACCCTGGTCACCATGGCCTGCCTCGCCCTGCTCGGCGGGCCGCAGTTGCGCGGCTTCGCCCTGGCGCTTATCTGGGGAACGGTGGTCGGCACGCTGTCGTCGATCTATGTCGCCGTTCCGGCGCTGATGGCCTTTCGCGGCCGCTCCAAGACGGCGGACGACGGTCGGGAGGGCGAGGACGACGGGGAGGATACTCCTCCGCCCCGCGCCGCCCCGGGCAAAGCCAAAAACGCCCCCGCCGTCGCCGCCGGGAAACCCGCCCAGGCCAAGCCCGCCGCCGCTCCGCCGTCCCGCAAGGAACGCCGCTAA
- the secD gene encoding protein translocase subunit SecD produces MPALFSLWKAIPVILVVLAGITFSLANVVPGAGEGGLRWWRPLSLGLDLKGGSTFLIDLDAPALVHETQVALAASAGAALRGERIGGAANLGEDGAVVVDIADAGQRAAALRLLRGLEAGTEAEITPAGAIRLTFTAIAQAERTDRMVARGLGVLRQRLREAGLSEIRLERRSDRRILVALPGLDDSERVRDLLWRPARLSIRAANGEGGTIDGDRLTSAQATVQNGKPLISLRFDGVGERRIIQMRGGEGGERGLEATIDGEAVAVRLLRQPGSGGIGLLLDGAFSTRAAQDLALMLRVGALPTPFRIVEERTVGPSLGADRVAAGALASAAGALAVTVFLIAVYGLFGVFATIALGLNFCLLFGMLSGLGATLTLPGIAGIALTIGMAVDASVLIFERIGEEARAGLAVDEALRAGFGKAFSAVLDANILTLGVGALLFWLGGGPVRGFAVTLTLGAVSALFTAMLLNRLIVALWLRLARPKTIPL; encoded by the coding sequence ATGCCCGCCTTGTTCAGTCTGTGGAAAGCCATTCCGGTGATCCTGGTCGTTCTGGCCGGGATCACCTTTTCTTTAGCCAATGTGGTTCCCGGGGCGGGCGAGGGTGGCTTGCGCTGGTGGCGACCGCTTTCCCTGGGGCTTGACCTCAAGGGCGGCAGCACCTTCCTGATCGACCTTGACGCGCCGGCCCTGGTCCATGAGACCCAGGTGGCGCTGGCCGCCAGCGCCGGCGCCGCCCTGCGCGGCGAACGCATCGGTGGAGCGGCCAATCTGGGCGAGGACGGGGCGGTGGTCGTCGATATCGCCGATGCGGGCCAGCGCGCCGCGGCGCTGCGGCTGTTGCGCGGGCTTGAAGCCGGAACCGAGGCGGAGATCACCCCCGCCGGGGCCATCCGCCTGACCTTTACCGCCATCGCCCAGGCCGAGCGCACCGACCGCATGGTCGCCCGCGGCCTGGGAGTGCTGCGCCAGCGTCTGCGTGAGGCGGGCCTCAGCGAAATCCGTCTGGAACGGCGCTCCGACCGCCGCATCCTGGTCGCCTTGCCCGGATTGGACGACTCGGAGCGGGTGAGGGACCTGCTATGGCGGCCGGCGCGGTTGTCGATCCGGGCGGCGAATGGCGAGGGGGGAACGATCGACGGCGATCGGCTGACGAGCGCCCAGGCGACGGTTCAGAACGGCAAACCTTTGATCAGCCTGCGCTTTGATGGCGTCGGCGAGCGACGCATCATCCAGATGCGCGGCGGCGAGGGCGGCGAGCGCGGACTTGAGGCGACGATTGACGGCGAGGCGGTGGCCGTCCGCCTTCTGCGCCAGCCCGGATCGGGGGGCATCGGCCTTTTGCTCGATGGCGCCTTTTCCACCCGCGCCGCCCAGGATCTGGCCCTGATGCTGCGCGTTGGCGCCCTGCCCACGCCCTTTCGGATCGTCGAGGAACGCACCGTCGGCCCCAGCCTGGGCGCCGATCGCGTCGCCGCCGGCGCCTTGGCCAGCGCGGCGGGGGCTTTGGCGGTGACCGTCTTCCTGATCGCCGTCTATGGTTTGTTCGGGGTTTTCGCCACCATCGCCCTTGGTCTTAATTTCTGCCTGCTGTTTGGCATGCTATCGGGGCTGGGGGCGACGCTGACCTTGCCCGGCATCGCCGGCATCGCCCTGACCATCGGCATGGCGGTGGACGCCAGCGTGCTGATCTTCGAGCGCATCGGCGAGGAGGCCCGCGCCGGGCTGGCGGTGGACGAGGCGCTGCGGGCGGGCTTCGGCAAGGCCTTTTCGGCCGTGCTGGACGCCAATATCCTGACGCTGGGCGTTGGCGCCTTGCTATTTTGGCTGGGCGGCGGACCGGTGCGGGGATTTGCCGTCACCCTGACGCTGGGGGCCGTGAGCGCCCTGTTCACGGCGATGCTGCTCAACCGACTGATCGTCGCGCTCTGGCTGCGTCTGGCGCGGCCGAAAACCATTCCCCTTTAA
- the yajC gene encoding preprotein translocase subunit YajC — protein MLISPAYAQSAPGGALGGLEAFLPLILIFVIFYFLLIRPQQRRMKEHKAMLSAVRRGDKVVTNGGLIGTVVKVINEQELSLEIAENVKVRVMRDMIGNVLSKTEPVPGEASNDTVDPAAPKDAPASRLKGFFGGKK, from the coding sequence ATGCTTATCTCCCCGGCTTATGCCCAATCGGCTCCCGGAGGCGCGCTGGGCGGCCTGGAGGCCTTCCTGCCGCTCATTCTGATCTTTGTCATCTTCTACTTCCTGCTCATTCGCCCGCAGCAGCGCCGGATGAAGGAACACAAGGCGATGCTGAGCGCGGTTCGGCGCGGCGACAAGGTCGTTACCAACGGCGGCCTGATCGGCACGGTGGTCAAGGTGATCAACGAACAGGAACTGAGCCTGGAGATCGCCGAGAACGTGAAGGTTCGGGTCATGCGCGATATGATCGGCAATGTGTTGTCCAAGACCGAGCCGGTGCCCGGCGAAGCGTCGAACGATACCGTCGATCCCGCCGCCCCCAAGGATGCCCCGGCCTCGCGCCTGAAGGGCTTCTTCGGCGGCAAGAAGTAA
- a CDS encoding ATP-binding protein, translating to MTQVPPSASPADLLAVLERIATALERQGAPAVPANSLDGADAFVWHAAESWLEPVCRVNRVDIALLQGIERQRQTLYDNTLRFAHGLPANNALLWGARGTGKSSLVKAVHASVNQALTAKGAAPVALVEIHREDIPTLPRLLRILAASGRPCLLFCDDLSFDGNDSSYKSLKAVLEGGIEGRPDTVIFYATSNRRHLLAREMVENEQSTALHAGEAVEEKVSLSDRFGLWLGFHNVDQPTYFDIVDGYARAYGLDIETEDLHREAREWSMARGSRSGRTAWQFIQDLAGRLGKTLE from the coding sequence ATGACTCAAGTCCCGCCATCCGCCTCCCCCGCCGATCTTCTCGCCGTGCTCGAACGCATCGCCACGGCGCTTGAACGTCAGGGGGCGCCCGCCGTCCCGGCCAACAGCCTCGACGGCGCCGACGCCTTCGTCTGGCATGCGGCGGAAAGCTGGCTCGAGCCGGTTTGCCGGGTCAATCGGGTCGATATCGCCCTGCTCCAGGGAATCGAGCGCCAGCGCCAGACCCTTTATGACAACACCCTGCGCTTCGCCCACGGCCTGCCCGCCAATAACGCCCTGCTGTGGGGGGCGCGCGGAACGGGCAAGTCGTCGCTGGTCAAGGCCGTCCACGCCAGCGTCAATCAGGCCCTGACCGCCAAGGGCGCCGCCCCGGTCGCCCTGGTCGAGATCCACCGCGAGGATATCCCGACCCTGCCCCGGCTTCTGCGCATCCTGGCGGCCTCGGGCCGGCCCTGCCTGTTGTTTTGCGATGATCTGTCTTTTGATGGAAACGACAGCAGTTACAAGTCGTTGAAGGCCGTTCTCGAAGGCGGCATCGAAGGGCGACCCGATACGGTCATCTTCTATGCGACCTCGAACCGCCGCCACCTTCTGGCCCGCGAGATGGTCGAGAACGAGCAATCCACCGCCCTTCACGCCGGCGAGGCGGTCGAGGAAAAGGTCAGCCTGTCCGATCGCTTCGGCCTGTGGCTGGGCTTCCACAATGTCGACCAGCCGACCTATTTCGACATCGTCGACGGCTATGCCCGGGCCTATGGCCTGGACATCGAAACCGAAGACCTCCATCGCGAGGCGCGGGAATGGTCGATGGCGCGCGGCAGCCGCTCGGGCCGCACCGCCTGGCAGTTCATCCAGGATCTCGCCGGCCGCCTGGGCAAGACCCTGGAGTAG
- a CDS encoding M23 family metallopeptidase — protein MAVASCGGGSSDFGPTPDSERQARSYTVAQGDTVYAVSRRFGIPVPAIIKENALSPPFILHIGQVLRLPGQKIHTVARGDTLYSIAKRYSIDMNRLARLNAIDDTNLIKVGQALSIPGEEAPPSDGDEALAATSIPVARESLPPPSAYPGAAAYPGTAAYPGSQTAQAAPPASPHAAPTSVWVAPGGPAAAPSPATQAPAGSPSPAQGANGASPAQGVTGSSPAQGATASSPAQGATGVLRPPPSAAPPLTTQPAPPMAAPAPVSPTPATAHGPVPTPPERSGAFAWPVRGTVLSGFGATPKGQHNDGINIAAPRGTPVTAAETGVVAYAGNEIRGFGNLLLIKHEGGFMTAYAHNDALLVKRGETVSRGQTIARVGSSGGVGAPQIHFEIRRNGKPIDPTPYLTGQKVASR, from the coding sequence TTGGCCGTCGCGTCCTGCGGCGGCGGGTCCTCCGATTTCGGCCCCACCCCCGATAGCGAGCGCCAAGCGCGCTCCTATACGGTGGCCCAGGGCGATACGGTGTATGCGGTGTCGCGCCGCTTCGGCATTCCGGTGCCGGCGATCATCAAGGAAAACGCCCTGTCGCCGCCGTTCATCTTGCATATCGGTCAGGTGCTGCGGCTGCCCGGCCAGAAGATCCATACGGTGGCGCGCGGCGATACCCTGTATTCCATCGCCAAGCGCTATTCGATCGACATGAACCGGCTGGCCCGGCTCAACGCCATCGACGATACCAATCTGATCAAGGTCGGTCAGGCGCTGAGCATCCCCGGCGAAGAGGCGCCGCCAAGCGACGGCGACGAGGCCTTGGCCGCCACCTCGATCCCCGTCGCCCGCGAATCCCTGCCGCCGCCCTCGGCTTATCCCGGGGCGGCGGCCTATCCGGGTACGGCCGCCTATCCGGGAAGCCAGACCGCCCAGGCCGCGCCACCGGCCAGTCCCCATGCCGCGCCCACCAGCGTCTGGGTGGCGCCCGGCGGTCCCGCCGCCGCCCCGTCCCCCGCGACCCAGGCTCCGGCGGGCTCACCGTCGCCCGCACAGGGCGCAAACGGGGCCTCGCCCGCCCAGGGCGTAACCGGGTCCTCGCCCGCCCAGGGCGCGACCGCCTCGTCGCCGGCTCAAGGCGCGACCGGAGTCTTGCGGCCGCCGCCATCGGCCGCGCCACCGCTCACCACCCAGCCGGCGCCGCCGATGGCCGCCCCGGCTCCGGTCAGCCCGACTCCGGCCACCGCCCACGGCCCGGTTCCAACGCCGCCCGAACGCTCGGGCGCCTTCGCCTGGCCGGTGCGCGGAACGGTGCTGTCGGGATTTGGCGCGACGCCCAAGGGCCAGCATAACGACGGCATCAATATCGCCGCCCCCCGGGGCACGCCGGTCACCGCCGCCGAAACCGGCGTCGTCGCCTATGCCGGCAATGAAATCAGGGGCTTTGGCAATCTTCTGTTGATCAAGCACGAGGGCGGTTTCATGACCGCCTATGCCCATAACGACGCGCTGCTGGTCAAGCGCGGCGAAACCGTCAGCCGGGGCCAGACCATCGCCCGCGTCGGGTCCTCGGGCGGGGTCGGCGCGCCGCAGATCCATTTCGAGATCCGCCGCAACGGCAAGCCCATCGATCCCACCCCCTATCTTACCGGCCAGAAAGTGGCGAGCCGGTAA
- a CDS encoding protein-L-isoaspartate(D-aspartate) O-methyltransferase gives MSVPSRKIRLIMELRQNGVSATPVLAAIERVPRDAFVSAPFSDQAYENTALPIGCGQTISQPLVVGLMTQALDLNDRHKVLEIGTGSGYQTAVLARLCRRVYTIERHGALLREAEARLTALGLHRTVVTREGDGGRGWPEQAPFERILVTAAALDIPKVLVAQLAIGGVMVLPVGKESGAQEVVRVRRTAEDALVTERLFPVRFVPLVDGLPPRDAPGA, from the coding sequence GTGAGCGTTCCATCGCGCAAGATCCGGCTGATCATGGAGTTGCGCCAGAACGGCGTATCGGCCACTCCCGTTCTCGCCGCCATCGAGCGGGTGCCACGCGACGCCTTCGTTTCGGCGCCCTTCTCCGATCAGGCCTATGAGAACACCGCCCTGCCCATCGGCTGCGGCCAAACGATCAGCCAACCGCTGGTGGTCGGCTTGATGACCCAGGCCCTGGATTTGAACGACCGCCACAAGGTGCTGGAAATCGGCACCGGATCGGGATACCAGACCGCCGTTCTCGCCCGCTTGTGCCGGCGGGTTTATACGATCGAACGCCATGGCGCGCTGCTGCGCGAGGCCGAGGCCCGGCTGACCGCCCTGGGCCTGCATCGCACCGTGGTCACCCGCGAGGGCGATGGCGGACGCGGCTGGCCCGAACAAGCCCCCTTTGAACGCATCCTGGTCACCGCCGCCGCCCTGGATATCCCCAAGGTGCTGGTCGCCCAGTTGGCCATCGGCGGGGTGATGGTTTTGCCCGTGGGCAAGGAGAGCGGCGCCCAGGAGGTGGTTCGCGTGCGCCGCACCGCCGAGGACGCCCTGGTGACCGAACGCCTGTTCCCCGTGCGCTTCGTTCCGCTGGTCGATGGCCTGCCGCCGCGCGACGCGCCCGGGGCATGA
- the surE gene encoding 5'/3'-nucleotidase SurE → MFSPLTDLSRARILLSNDDGFEAEGLAVLERVARTLSDDVWIVAPETEQSGAGHALTIHDPLRFRARGEKRFSVRGTPTDCVLVAVNHLMDRPPDLVVSGINRGGNLGEDVHYSGTVAAAMEGTLLGLRAIALSQVFETNGTGIADPFQVAATHASDVIRRVCGRPWNRQVLINVNFPDCPLDAVTGIELKRQGRRKMGDDIEERRDPRDRPYLWIGAQRKEDRKTAGTDMEAISRGAITVTPLCVDMTDLPTIEALTGAF, encoded by the coding sequence ATGTTTTCGCCGCTGACCGATCTTTCCCGCGCGCGCATCCTGCTGTCCAATGACGACGGCTTCGAAGCCGAAGGTCTGGCCGTGCTCGAACGGGTGGCGCGCACCTTGTCCGACGACGTGTGGATCGTCGCCCCGGAAACCGAACAAAGCGGCGCCGGCCACGCCCTGACCATCCATGATCCCTTGCGCTTCCGGGCGCGCGGCGAGAAGCGCTTTTCGGTGCGCGGCACCCCCACCGACTGCGTGCTGGTGGCGGTCAACCACCTGATGGACCGGCCGCCCGATCTGGTGGTGTCGGGGATCAATCGCGGCGGCAATCTGGGCGAGGATGTCCATTACTCGGGCACCGTCGCCGCGGCGATGGAGGGGACCTTGCTTGGCCTGCGCGCCATCGCCCTGTCGCAGGTGTTTGAAACCAACGGCACGGGCATCGCCGATCCCTTCCAGGTGGCGGCGACCCATGCCAGCGACGTGATCCGCCGGGTCTGCGGGCGGCCGTGGAACCGTCAGGTGCTGATCAACGTCAATTTCCCCGATTGTCCGCTCGACGCGGTGACGGGGATCGAACTGAAGCGCCAGGGGCGGCGCAAGATGGGCGATGATATCGAAGAGCGCCGCGATCCGCGCGATCGCCCCTATCTGTGGATCGGCGCCCAGCGCAAGGAAGACCGCAAGACGGCGGGGACCGATATGGAGGCGATCTCTCGCGGCGCCATCACCGTGACCCCGCTGTGTGTCGATATGACCGATCTGCCGACGATCGAGGCGTTGACGGGGGCCTTTTGA